The Pseudanabaena yagii GIHE-NHR1 genome segment TTTTTGAGCAGTTCTGAATCAATAATGTAGTTATTGACAGGATGTAAACTATGCAGCTCAGCATTTCTCTCTAGTTGCTCCACACGACCAATCAGAGAACGAATGACATCGCCTTCAGGATCGGGAACTTGACTATGATCGAGAGCCGAAACCTTGACACCATGACGATGCACAATCCGTCCGGGGATACCCACTACCGTGCAATCGGGAGGAACGGATTTGACAACGACAGAACCAGCACCAATCCGTGAATTGCTACCAATTTCGATATTGCCAAGGACTTTAGCCCCAGCGCCAATAACGACATTGTCGCCAAGGGTGGGGTGACGTTTACCTGATTCTTTACCTGTGCCGCCGAGGGTGACACCTTGGTATATCAACACATATTCACCAACGATCGCTGTTTCGCCGATTACTACGCCCATACCGTGGTCGATGAATGCACCCTTACCAATTCTTGCCCCAGGGTGAATCTCAATACCTGTGAAGAATCTTGCCATCTGTGAGATCATTCGAGGGATCACAGGTAGCTTGAGCATATTTAGCCAATGGGCAAAGCGATAGAGCCAAATGGCATGGAGTCCGGGATAGCATAAGAGGACTTCTAGCCAGTTACGGGCAGCAGGATCACGTTCAAAAATGATCTTGAAGTCGGCTTGCAGCGTTTTGATGATATTTTTCAACGGTTTTTAAACCTTTTTTCTTAAATGCAACTGCTTATTTAGAATCCTAACGGATATTTTGTATCAAAGGAAACTACCCTTTGGAATGAGTATTTAAACTCTAGCTGATTTCCAAGAATTGTTTGGTATCTTGCCAAATATTTATTAAATCACTACCAAGGGCATGATCATCATTGAGTAATTTTAAGATTACTTGCGATCGCCTTTTGGCAAATTCTTCGCTCAGTGATGCTGGTACAACATCATCGTGGATGCCATGAAAGATTAGAATTGGTAGCGATCGCGTGAGTTGTGCTTCTGAATATTTTTGAGCATCAACTAAAAACTGAAATTGTAAATTTACATTACGTTTTAATCCGTAGTGGTAGAACTCACGGCTGCCATCTTGCTCCCATTGTGCGACATTCTCTGCACCAATATTTTGGGTAATGCGTTCACCAAAGCCAAAAGCTGGGGCAAGTAGTACCAATTTCTGTACTAAGGGATTTCGCGCAGCGAGTTGTACTGCCAAAAATCCACCGAGACTCGATCCAATTACAGCGATCGGTTCATGGTTTTGGAGATAGGTGCGATCGAGGTAAGCTAGCTGCTCAGAAAGGGTAACTTTGGAGAAATCAGTAAGATTCAGATCTGGCACATGCAAGGTTAGTCCTAATTCCGCAAACCTTTGCTGCATATAGTTAGCTTTATAGGAATTGGGACTAGAAGCAAAGCCATGTAAATAAAGATAGTTCATTTAAAAATTTAGAGAACAGCGTTGAATTAGCTAAAGCGATGGGTATTTCAAAAAAATAGTAATTAGGGACTTGGTGAGAAAAAAGTACCACCGAGTTTGTATGGCTTCGACTTCGCTCAGCCAAGGTTGGCTGAGCGAAGTCGAAGCCGTAGGTACTTTAATTAATCGCAAGTCCCTTAGGTCTCTGCAATTTAATAAGGAACCAATTTTTGATGGTTAGGCTTCGCTACACCATCAAAAATTGGTTCCTTATTTTGTTATAAATCGCTAGGATTAATTTTTTCATATTTCTCAAAGGGCTGATGAATCCAAGGATTGTCGGATAAAAAGTCAATGTAATAATCGGGCTTAGCTATAGAACAAGCCTTAAACCAAAGAACTGCCGATCGCACTTCTGTAATTGCAAATTCTGGATGTTGCTTGAGCCATTCAAGAATTTGTGCCAATGTGACACCTGAATCCACCAAATCATCCACTAACAAGATCCGCTTACCGAGGGTATCCGTAGTCATGGTGATGCTATGGGCAATTTTTAAATCACCACGTTCTTGAAAGTTTTTACCTCCATAGGAAGAGGTCGAGAGAATCGCTAAAGGTTTGTCAAAAATCCGCGACAGAATATCCCCAATGCGTAAACCACCCCTAGCAAGGCAAAGAATTTGGTCAAATTCCCATTGCGATCGATAAATTTGGGCTGCCAGTCCTTCGATTTTGGCGTGATATTCGTCCCAAGAAACATATAGATCAGACATAGTGGCAGCTTTGATAAATAAATCTCAAGCAAATATCCAAATTTTGCTGTGTGCTTATAGTATCAATTAGTACATTCAATTGGACTTGTCCAAAAGTAGGGATTAGACTAGAGGAAGAAAAAATGAGATAGGGAGACAAAAGCGTGGTAGCTGTTACTGAGATTCCATCTATTGGCAAAATTTTAGAGAAGCCTATTGAACGCCGTCTGACCGTGCAGGTTTCGGAAATTGCGGCTGACACTACTACCATTCGATCGCTAGATTGGGATCGCGATCGCTTTGATATTGAGTTTGGCTTGCAAAATGGGACAACTTATAACTCCTATATCATTCGTGGCGAAAAATTAGCCCTAGTCGATACATCCCATGCGAAGTTTCGCGAACTATACCTTAAAACCCTCAAGGAACAAATCGATCCCTCTCAGATTGATTACCTAGTCATCAGTCATACAGAGCCAGATCATAGCGGATTAGTAAAGGAAATTTTAGAACTCGCCCCCAATGTCACTGTAGTAGCGACAAAGGTAGCATTGCAATTTCTGGGTGAGTTGATCAACCGACCTTTTAAACAGCAAGTTGTCAAAAATGGCGATCAAGTAGATCTCGGTAAGGGTCACATTTTGCAATTTGTGAATGCGCCAAACTTGCACTGGCCCGACACGATGATGACCTTTGACCATGCCACCTCGATTTTGTATACCTGCGATATTTTTGGAATGCACTATTGCAGTGAGGCAACCTACGATGAGGACTTGCAAAAGATTACGCCCGACTATCGCTTTTACTATGAATGCTTGATGGCTCCCAATGCGCGATCAGTCATCTCAGCGATGAAGCGAATGGATGAGTTACCTCAAGCGGAAATCGTCGCTAATGGACATGGTCCCCTGCTGCGCTACAACGTTAAGGAATTGACCGAAAACTATCGCCAATGGAGTCAAGCCCAAACCAAAGGTGAAACTAACGTTGTGGTTTGCTATGTGTCGGACTATGGCTATTGCGATCGCCTCTCGCAAGCGATCGCTCGTGGGATCGCCAAAACAGGTGTCGCCGTGGAAATGGCGGATCTCAAGGCGATTGATTTGCAGGAATTGCGGGAACTAGTGGGTCATGCTTCGGGATTGATTGTATGTACACCACCTGCATCCAATAGTCGTGCAGAAACTGCGATTGGGGCGATTCTTGCCGCCGCAACTGAAAAGCAAGTAATTGGCTTGTATGAGCCGCACGGGAATGAAGATTCTTCCATTGATTTACTGAATAATCGCTTTAAGGATCTTGGCGTAGTGACCGCCTTTCCACCAATTCGGGTTCGCGAAAATCCCAACGAGGCGACCTATCAGACCTGTGATGAAGCGGGAACTGACTTAGGACAGTTGC includes the following:
- a CDS encoding diflavin flavoprotein, whose amino-acid sequence is MVAVTEIPSIGKILEKPIERRLTVQVSEIAADTTTIRSLDWDRDRFDIEFGLQNGTTYNSYIIRGEKLALVDTSHAKFRELYLKTLKEQIDPSQIDYLVISHTEPDHSGLVKEILELAPNVTVVATKVALQFLGELINRPFKQQVVKNGDQVDLGKGHILQFVNAPNLHWPDTMMTFDHATSILYTCDIFGMHYCSEATYDEDLQKITPDYRFYYECLMAPNARSVISAMKRMDELPQAEIVANGHGPLLRYNVKELTENYRQWSQAQTKGETNVVVCYVSDYGYCDRLSQAIARGIAKTGVAVEMADLKAIDLQELRELVGHASGLIVCTPPASNSRAETAIGAILAAATEKQVIGLYEPHGNEDSSIDLLNNRFKDLGVVTAFPPIRVRENPNEATYQTCDEAGTDLGQLLTRKQNIKQLKAIDADLDKALGRLAGGLYIISAAKGGARSAMLASWVAQASFKPLGFTVAVAKDRAIESFMQVGDRFVLNVLEDGNYSKLMQHFLKRFAPGADRFEGVKTQISSSGAPILTEALAFMECEVMSRMECADHWIIYAIAEEGRVSKPDALTAAHHRKIGNHY
- the cysE gene encoding serine O-acetyltransferase, which codes for MIKTLQADFKIIFERDPAARNWLEVLLCYPGLHAIWLYRFAHWLNMLKLPVIPRMISQMARFFTGIEIHPGARIGKGAFIDHGMGVVIGETAIVGEYVLIYQGVTLGGTGKESGKRHPTLGDNVVIGAGAKVLGNIEIGSNSRIGAGSVVVKSVPPDCTVVGIPGRIVHRHGVKVSALDHSQVPDPEGDVIRSLIGRVEQLERNAELHSLHPVNNYIIDSELLKNVRPRHLVPSDHSPQPFDRPQEYEGFSEGGGI
- a CDS encoding YqiA/YcfP family alpha/beta fold hydrolase: MNYLYLHGFASSPNSYKANYMQQRFAELGLTLHVPDLNLTDFSKVTLSEQLAYLDRTYLQNHEPIAVIGSSLGGFLAVQLAARNPLVQKLVLLAPAFGFGERITQNIGAENVAQWEQDGSREFYHYGLKRNVNLQFQFLVDAQKYSEAQLTRSLPILIFHGIHDDVVPASLSEEFAKRRSQVILKLLNDDHALGSDLINIWQDTKQFLEIS
- a CDS encoding phosphoribosyltransferase; translated protein: MSDLYVSWDEYHAKIEGLAAQIYRSQWEFDQILCLARGGLRIGDILSRIFDKPLAILSTSSYGGKNFQERGDLKIAHSITMTTDTLGKRILLVDDLVDSGVTLAQILEWLKQHPEFAITEVRSAVLWFKACSIAKPDYYIDFLSDNPWIHQPFEKYEKINPSDL